The Candidatus Dadabacteria bacterium genome window below encodes:
- a CDS encoding tetratricopeptide repeat-containing serine protease family protein encodes MIRSHTPSLESGNPVAQPSVGRMYSLCFVVIIASLFCHRYVFSEILPEKLQQAAEQGSDVAQLKLGAMYYYGEGVPKDYLLSYAWSSLAAAQGWKYAKDIRDSLERIMTPNQIAEAQRISRKIDAQIASGEKPEMFFHLSRVKQQPVSSGSGFLVGTRGEILTNYHVIDKCNRLTVNHRGTEHGATVKAGDETNDLALLIAQSVKGFVSTLSVSPQTRLGEIVQVAGYPLSGILSNNLNITSGNVSALAGLANNVTHLQITAPVQPGNSGGPLLDETGNVVGIVVSQLNAIETARYTGSLPQNVNFAIKVSVVRMFLENHGVTYRRGTSGSKMSPEKIADLARGFTVAVQCW; translated from the coding sequence ATGATCAGAAGTCATACTCCTAGCTTAGAGAGTGGAAACCCTGTTGCTCAACCTTCGGTGGGCAGAATGTACTCCCTGTGTTTTGTTGTAATAATCGCGTCCTTATTTTGTCATAGGTATGTGTTTAGTGAGATTTTACCAGAAAAACTGCAACAAGCCGCTGAACAGGGTAGTGACGTTGCTCAATTAAAATTGGGGGCTATGTACTACTATGGTGAGGGTGTGCCGAAGGACTATTTGCTTTCCTATGCTTGGAGCAGTCTTGCGGCTGCGCAAGGCTGGAAATATGCAAAAGATATTCGAGATTCATTGGAAAGAATCATGACTCCAAATCAGATTGCGGAGGCGCAAAGAATCAGCAGAAAAATCGACGCACAAATTGCCAGTGGTGAAAAACCCGAGATGTTTTTTCATCTGAGTAGAGTCAAACAACAACCTGTTAGCAGTGGCAGCGGGTTCTTGGTTGGTACCAGAGGAGAAATACTGACGAATTATCACGTAATTGATAAATGTAATCGTCTGACCGTAAATCATCGCGGAACCGAGCACGGTGCGACTGTAAAAGCGGGAGACGAAACCAATGACTTGGCTTTACTTATTGCGCAGAGCGTGAAAGGCTTTGTGTCAACCTTGAGCGTTTCTCCTCAAACCAGACTCGGTGAGATAGTACAGGTAGCGGGCTATCCGCTTAGCGGTATTCTTTCAAATAATCTTAACATAACAAGTGGTAACGTGAGCGCACTTGCTGGCCTTGCTAACAATGTCACACATCTTCAGATAACAGCACCTGTCCAACCAGGAAACAGCGGAGGTCCGCTTTTGGATGAAACCGGGAATGTTGTCGGTATCGTAGTATCGCAGCTGAATGCGATTGAAACGGCCAGATATACAGGGTCACTTCCACAGAACGTCAATTTTGCTATCAAGGTTTCTGTGGTTCGTATGTTTCTCGAAAATCATGGTGTAACTTATCGTCGCGGAACATCGGGCAGTAAGATGTCCCCAGAAAAAATTGCGGACTTAGCTCGAGGTTTCACAGTAGCAGTACAGTGTTGGTAG
- the lysS gene encoding lysine--tRNA ligase has protein sequence MEDKQFELRKSKLEELRAMGIDPYANGFTPEHTAGELVSLHASKSPEELEQMEGIFSLAGRIVSKRDFGKSAFFHLSDRTGRIQGFVQKNSIDEKTFTLFRKLLDVGDFAGVRGELFKTRTGEVTLRVRELFLLTKALRPLPEKWHGLQDVETRYRQRYLDLIANEKTREIFKTRSKVINLIRRFLDERDFLEVETPVLHPIAGGATAKPFVTHHNALDMDLYLRIAPELYLKRLVVGGLERVYELGRTFRNEGVSTKHNPEFTMIEFYQAYATYEDLMNLIEELVCWVVENTAGDMQVEYEDKKIDCKRPWKRINIYEALREKFGSEITEDDQFLFAKADSMGINHNGIKGKALTEIFEALFEDTLLNPTFVYGFPLDVSPLARKNDDDPEVVDRFELYVYGREIANAFSELNDPIDQKKRFTDQVEMKKKGEDEYHEMDNDYVSALEYGMPPTAGAGIGIDRLVMLLTNSSSIREVIFFPHLRP, from the coding sequence ATGGAAGACAAACAGTTTGAACTAAGAAAATCAAAGCTAGAAGAACTAAGGGCAATGGGCATTGACCCTTATGCAAACGGTTTTACACCGGAGCATACAGCCGGAGAACTGGTTTCTCTGCACGCTTCGAAGTCTCCTGAAGAACTTGAACAGATGGAAGGGATCTTCAGCTTGGCCGGAAGAATTGTTTCAAAGAGGGACTTTGGAAAAAGCGCTTTCTTTCATCTGTCGGACCGCACGGGAAGGATTCAGGGGTTTGTACAGAAAAATTCCATTGACGAGAAAACCTTTACGCTGTTTCGCAAGCTGCTTGACGTAGGGGATTTCGCCGGCGTCCGCGGAGAGCTTTTTAAAACCAGAACAGGGGAGGTTACATTAAGGGTCCGGGAACTTTTTCTCCTCACAAAGGCCCTCAGGCCGCTTCCTGAAAAATGGCATGGTCTCCAGGATGTGGAGACAAGATACCGCCAGCGTTATCTGGACCTGATTGCAAACGAGAAGACCAGAGAGATTTTCAAGACAAGGTCAAAGGTGATAAACCTCATCAGAAGGTTTCTTGACGAAAGAGATTTCCTTGAAGTGGAGACCCCGGTGCTACATCCCATTGCCGGAGGCGCGACCGCAAAACCTTTCGTTACCCACCACAACGCCCTCGACATGGACCTTTACCTGAGAATAGCGCCTGAGCTTTACCTGAAGCGACTTGTAGTCGGAGGACTTGAAAGGGTCTACGAACTCGGAAGAACGTTCAGAAATGAGGGAGTGTCCACCAAGCACAACCCGGAATTCACCATGATTGAGTTCTATCAGGCTTACGCGACTTACGAGGACCTTATGAATCTCATAGAGGAGCTTGTTTGCTGGGTGGTGGAAAATACGGCAGGAGACATGCAGGTTGAGTACGAAGATAAGAAGATAGACTGCAAGAGACCTTGGAAAAGAATTAACATTTATGAGGCCCTACGGGAGAAATTCGGTTCCGAAATAACTGAAGATGACCAGTTTCTTTTTGCAAAAGCGGATTCCATGGGAATAAACCATAACGGGATTAAAGGGAAAGCTCTCACGGAGATTTTCGAGGCGCTTTTCGAGGATACTCTTCTTAACCCGACTTTTGTTTACGGTTTCCCGCTTGATGTCTCCCCGCTTGCCAGAAAAAACGATGATGATCCTGAAGTGGTTGACAGATTCGAGCTTTACGTCTACGGAAGGGAGATAGCCAACGCTTTTTCTGAGCTTAACGACCCGATTGATCAGAAAAAACGGTTCACGGATCAGGTCGAGATGAAGAAAAAGGGCGAGGATGAATATCACGAAATGGATAATGATTACGTGTCGGCCCTTGAGTACGGAATGCCCCCGACGGCCGGAGCCGGTATAGGGATCGACCGTCTTGTGATGCTGCTTACCAATTCCTCTTCCATAAGAGAAGTTATTTTCTTCCCTCACCTCAGACCTTAG